Sequence from the Sphingomonas sp. SORGH_AS_0950 genome:
ATGGCCATAGCCGTCGCGCTCCGACCGCCAGATCAGGCTGCCGTCCTTCATCGGGCGATAGGCGTCGGACAGGTTCAGCCAGCTACGCTGGCCCGAACGCTCGGTGAAGAGGATGGTCGACTTGCCGGTCACCGGGTCGACGCGCAGCATGTCGAGCATCTTCTGGTCGCGGCTCTCACGCTGGACCAGCAGGGTCTTGCCGTCCGGCGTCCAGTCGACGCGCGCCAGATAGATGTCGGGATTGGTGCCCAGATCGACCTTCACCCGGGCCGATCCGTCCGCCTTCATGACATAGAGGTCGACCAGCGCATTGGGCGTGCCCGCCGCCGGATAGCGCTGTTCATAGACCTTGGTGCCCGCCGCACCGATGGCGGCGCGGACCGCGACCTTGACCGGCGCATCATCGAACCGCTCGACCGCGATGTAACGCTCGTCGGGGCTCCACCAATAGCCGGTGAAGCGGTGCATTTCCTCCTGCGCGACGAATTCCGCCTCGCCGAAATGGACGGTGCCGCCGCCCTCGGTGGTCAAGGCCCGCGCCTCTCCGCCCGCCAGCGGCATGGCCCACAAATTCTGGTCGCGCACGAAGCTGACATAGCCGCCCTTGGGGCTGACGATCGGGTTCAGCTCGCCGCCCGGCGTATTGGTCAGGCGGCGGACCTGCCCGTCCAGCCCGGCGAGATACAGGTCGCCGTCCAGCGGCACCAGGATCGACTTGCCGTCGGGCGCCCAGTCATAGGCGACGATGCCCTTTGACCCGCCGATGCGCGCACGCTCGCGCTGCATCTTCTCGGCCTCGGACAGTTCGGCGCCCGAGCCGACCTTCTTGGAGTCGACCAGCATGCGTTCCGCGCCGGTGCGGGTGTCGCGCGCCCAGAGGTCCAGCCGCTCGCGCTCGTCGGCGCGCGGGCGCAGCGAGGTCAGCAGCGTGCCGTCGGGCGACAGGCGCAGCCCGCGCGGCTGCGACCCCGACAGGTCGGGACTGCCGAACACGCGCGCCAGGGTCAGTTCGCCCTGCTTTTCCGGTTCAGCCGCCATGGCGGGCGCCCCCAATCCCATCGCGATCGACGCCCCGACCGACGCCAGCGCCAGACCCAGCACCCATTTGCGCATTCATACCACTCCAAGCCTCATTGCCACCGGGGGCGCCCCCGGCGCGTCGCCGGGCGTTATCGCGACGAGACCGCGTTCCGTAAAGCCGGATCGACACCATGCCGGATCGGCGGCGATCAGCCCGTCCCGCTCCCCACGATTTCCCGCGGATCGCAATGCTTTCCATTATTCGTAAACCGGCCGTTAACGAATTTGGATTAGGCCGAAGCTCCGGGGTCGGAAGGCGCATCCTATCCGCACGTGGCCCCCGGTCTTTTTCGGAATGGACATGGCAAGCTCGACGGCCTTTGACATACAGAATGACCGAAGCGGTGATATCGGGGCGATCATGGCGCGCCTGGGCAGCGCCGGGCACCCGCATGTCCAGGCGCTGTTGCTGCCGCAGGCGTTGCTCCACGACCTGACCGACGCGGTCCATGCGGTCTGCGCGGTGCATGGCAATCACCCCTGCATGATCGATTACGCGATGGCGCGCGGCATCCAGATCGACACCCTGCCATGGCTGATCCAGTCGTCCACCGCCTTTGCCCATGAACGCGCCTATCTGGCGCATCTGACATCGGCGGCGGGGCCGCTGCCCTCGACGCCGGGACAGGCACAGACCGATGCGGCGCTGACCCAGTTGCGCCACACGCTGGAAATGCTGGCCAACTCGGACCGGCGCGGTTGCGCGACCGGCGCGGTCTCCGCGCTGATCCTAGACTGGCGCGCAATCCGGCAGGTGCTCGACCAGGCGGCGCGGCGGTTCGGGCTGGCCTCACTGCCCGGCACGATGCCCGATCCGATCCTGGACGATCCCGAAGACGATACCGCCATCGGCCTGGCGCGTGCGCGCGGATTCGGCGCGACCCAGCTGTTCGTCCAGCATCGCGGCCTGTGGAACATCCTGGAGGCGCGGGCCAGCGCGCGGCGCGGATAGCCCCATGACGGCCGCAAAGCCTCGATCGGTCGCGGCGAACGCTCGGCTGATCGCCCTAAGGCCGCATTAACCATCTTGTACAGTTCACGATTAAGCGAGGCTCGTTACCGTGACAGAGATGAAAGGCGTGGTGTCCAAGGCAACTCTCTCACTCTGTGCGCTGACGGTCGCCATCCCCTCGGACGCGCGCTCGCTGCTGGATTATGTCGGCCAGTGCGTCCCCTTCGCGCGGCAAGCCTCGGGCATCTCGCTTTATGGCGATGCCTGGACATGGTGGTCGCAGGCGGCGGGGAAATATCCGCGCGGCCATGCCCCCCGGGTCGGTGCGGTCGTCGTCTTCGAAAAGACCAGCCGTCTGCCGCTCGGCCATGTCGCGGTGGTCAGCCGCGTGGTCGAGGACCGGGTGCTGATGCTGACCCATGCCAACTGGTCGATCCAGAATGGCGAACGCGGCCATGCCGAGCAGGACGTCACGCTGTTCGACGTGTCGCCCGCCAATGACTGGAGCGTGGTGAAGGTCTGGTTCCGCGACTCGGACGGCCTGGGCAGCACGACCTATCCCATCTACGGCTTCATCTATGGCAATGGCCGTACCGCACCCGAACTGACCGGCGCCAAGCCCGATTATGTCGGCGCGCTGATCGACGCCTATGTCGCACGCTGATTGTCGGTAACGGCGCGTCATGATAGGCTGACGCCCGTCATCTGGGAGGATGCCGATGCTGTCGCTGCTCGCCTTGCTCGCCCTGTCCGCCGCCGATGAGGCGTGGCCCGTCACCCCGACGCTGGGCCAGTTGCCCGAACGCTGCGCACCGAAGGAAAGGCGGGTCAGCCGCAAGACGCCGAGCGTCGGCCTGCACAAGCTGAACGAGATGCCCGATGCCGACCCGCAATATGCCGTGGTCCGCGAGATCGACGGCTGTCCGGTGCCGGTCAAGGCCGACAAACCCCTGAAGCCCCAACGCTAGGGCCGGTCGCCATTCATGATGCCTTCTTCTTCCCCTCTCCCCTGGACAGGGGAGAGGGTTAGCGAAGCTTGCCAGCCTGCTGGCTAGCGCAGCTTGGGTGAGGGGTTGAGCGAGCCCAGAGGCTCGCGCGCTCGCCAAGCGAGCGCCCACCCCTCACCCAGCTCCGACTAAGCCTTTGCTCTCGCAAAGACCAAGTCTGCGCAACCCTCTCCCCTCTGCGAGGGGCGAGGGAAGAAAAGGCAGCGTTGGATGTCGATCTGCCCCAGGGCCGGAGCGGGACTCGCCGGGACGACGGTCATACCCGATCGCCTGAACTATCCCCCGGCGGGGCGGTGGATCACGCCCCCGGTCATCGGCTGCGGCACGCCGGTCGTGCCGGGAAAGCTAATCGGCCGCTCGTTCAGCCGACGCACCGCCATATAGGCGAAGCCCTCCGCCTCCATCGCGTCGCCGTTCCAGCCGAGCGCATCGCTCGGCTCGGGCGTCAGCCCCGTCGCCGCCGCGATCATCGCCAGCATCGTGGCATTGTGCCGCCCGCCGCCCGCGACCAACAGACGCCGGGGCCGCGCGGGCAGATGGTCGAGCGCGCGCGCCACCGTCTGCGCGGTAAAGGCGGTCAGCGTCGCCGCACCGTCCGCCGCCGACAGCCCCCGCGCGGGCTGGATGGTGAAGTCGTTGCGGTCGAGCGACTTGGGCGGGGCGAGGTCGAACCACCCATTGTCCATCATCGTGTCGAGCACGGTCGGCTCCACCCGTCCGCTGCCCGCCAGCGCGCCATCGGCGTCGTAACGCTGCCCGGTCTCGGCCTCCATCCAGCTGTCGATCAGGCCATTGGCCGGGCCGGTATCGAACGCGACGAGCGCGCCGTCGTCGCCGATCCAGGTGACGTTCGCCACCCCGCCCAGATTGAGGATCGCCACCGGCTTCTCCAGCCCGGCCGCCAGTGCGGCGTGATAGACCGGGATCAGCGGCGCCCCCTGCCCGCCCGCCGCGACATCGGCCGAGCGGAAGTCGGAGACGGTGACGATCCCGGTCGCATCCGCCAGCGCCTGTCCGTCACCGATCTGCCAGGTCCAGCCGCGATCGGGGCGATGCGCGACCGTTTGGCCGTGAAAGCCGATGACATCGACCGCCTCCGCACCGATCCCGGCATCGCGCAACAGCTTCTGGACGACCATCGCATGGGTGCGCACGATCAACTCGCTCGCCGCGACGATCGGCGGGCTGGCGCGCGGTCGGTCGAAGGTCAGCGCCATGGCGGTGGCCTCCGCCAGTTCGGTGCGCGCGGCATCCGAATAGGGCTCGCTGCGAAAGGCGATCGCGCGCCGCTGCGCCTCGCCGTCCGTCTCGATCAGCGCGGCATCCACCCCGTCGAGCGAGGTTCCCGACATCAATCCGATCGCCAGCATCGCGCTTAACCCTTGTGAATTTGCATCCCTCATGCCGGTATCGCGCGGACGTGTCGACCACATGGCGCAAGCGCATCTGGAAAAGCGCGACGATTTGGACTATGTGCGCGCGTATCCCATGGCAACCAAACTCCCTACTCCGCCGCGTGTCGGCATGGTCTCGCTCGGCTGTCCCAAGAATCTGGTCGACAGCGAACGCATCCTGACCCAGCTCCGCGCAGACGGCTATCAGATGTCGCCCGACTATGCGGGCGCCGACGTCGTGCTCGTCAACACCTGCGGCTTTCTCGACTCCGCCAAGGAGGAAAGCCTGGAGGCGATCGGCGAGGCGATCAAGGAAAATGGCCGCGTCATCGTGACCGGCTGCATGGGCAAGGAGGCCGAGGCGATCCGCACCCGCTTCCCCGACGTGCTCGCGATCACCGGCGCGCATGAATATGAGCAAGTGGTGGAGGCGGTCCACGCCGCCGCGCCCGCCAACCTGTCGCCCTATATCGACCTGATCCCCGACGCCGGGCTGAAGCTGACCCCGCGCCATTACAGCTATCTGAAAATTTCCGAGGGCTGCAACCACCGGTGCAGCTTCTGCATCATCCCGTCGCTTCGCGGCGACCTGGTCAGCCGCCGCCCCGACGCCATCCTGCGCGAGGCGGAAAAGCTGGTCGCGGCGGGCACGCGCGAGCTGCTGGTCATCAGCCAGGACACCTCGGCCTACGGCATCGACATCCGGAAGGAACCCCGGATGTGGAAGGGGCAGGAGGTCGTGCCGCACATGACCGATCTCGCCCGCGAACTGGGCAAGATCGCGCCCTGGGTGCGGCTGCACTATGTCTATCCCTATCCGCATGTGGATCAGGTGATCCCGCTGATGGCGGAAGGGCTGGTGCTGCCCTATCTGGACATCCCGTTCCAGCACGCCGCGCCGTCGGTGCTCCGCCGCATGAAGCGGCCCGGCAACGACGCCAAGGTGTTGCAGCGCATCCACCAGTGGCGTGACATCTGCCCCGATATCGCGATCCGCTCGACCTTCGTCGTCGGCTTTCCCGGCGAGACGGAGGAGGATTTCGAATATCTGCTCGACTGGCTGGACGAGGCGCAGCTCGACCGGGTCGGCGCCTTCCGCTTCGAGCCCGTCGAGGGCGCCGCCGCCAACGCCCTGCCCGATCACGTTCCCGAGGAGGTGAAGGAGGAGCGTTACGCGCGGATCATGGAAAAGACCGCCGCCATCTCCGCCGCCAAGCTGGCCGCCAAGGTCGGCCGCACCCTGCCCGTCATCATCGACGCGGTGGATGACGAAGGCGGCGCGACCGGCCGGTCCCAGGCCGACGCGCCCGAGATCGACGGAGAGGTCTTCCTGCGCGATGCCGGGCATCTGTCGGTCGGCGATATCGTGGCGGTCGCGATCGAGGATGCCGACGAGCACGACCTGTACGGCGTCCCCGTCACAGGAAACGGATAAGCATCATCACGATCCCGGCCATCGACACCAGATAGGCCAGCGACCGCACATAGCGGACGCCGAACAGATAGAGCGGCACATAGGCGACCCGCGCGAGGAACCAGATCCACGCGCCGGTCGCCGCCATCCCGCCGCTCCGGCCGGTCAGGGCCAGCCCCAGCGCCAGCGCGATGAAGACGGGCCAGGTCTCGCGATAATTGGCCGAAGCACGCTCCGCCCGCCCGGCAAGCGGCCCCAGCGGCGCCGGAGTCCCGTCACGCGGCCCCGCATTCCAGCCGATGCCCCGGTCCAGCGTCGCCAGCTGGGATTGCAGCGCGAGATGGACGAACAACAGGATGATCGACCAGCCGAGGATGGTCAGTTCGGTGGTCATTCGTCCGTCTCCCGCAGTCCACCCCGGCGAAGGCCGGGGTCCGGTGGCCAGCGCTCCTAGGCGCGCGACGAGGTCTCCAACGCAGAACGTCGCAACTGGCCCCCGGCCTTCGCCGGGGTGGCCAGGAAAAAGCGCCGGGTGTCTCCCATCCCCCCGTTCAGCCTGAGCGTAGTCGAAGGCCAAGGGACTCGTTCTCCACACAGTGATCTTCAGGCTTGGCAGATGTCGTAGCATGGCCTTCGACTACGCTCAGGCTGAACGGAGGGGGGCACGACCGCCCTCCACGCTCCCACACCCGCCTCACTCCCGTTGCACCGCCCCCACAAACCTGCTTCCTTGGAGCGCATGAGATACCCGACCTTGCTGGCGGCCGTCGCGCTGCTCGCCCCCGCTCCGCTCGCTGCGCAAGCCCTGACCCCGGCAGAAACCCAGAAGATCGATGCGCTGGTGACCAGGACGCTAGCCGATACCGGCGTCCCCTCCGCCTCGATCGCGGTGGTGCGCGGCGGCAAAATCGTGCTCGTCAAGGCTTACGGCAAGCAGTTCGAGGGGCAGCGCGGCCCTGCCGATCCGGCGCTTCCCTATCAGATCGCCTCTGTGTCCAAGCAGTTCACCGCGACCGCGATCCAGTTGCTGGCGGACGAAGGCAAGCTGTCGCTGGACGACACCGTCGCCCAATATATTCCCGGCATCAGCGGCGGCGACACAATCACCATCCGCCAGTTGCTCAGCCATACCTCGGGCCTGCGCGATTACTGGCCGCAGGATTACAGCTTCAAGGCGATGGCGACCCCGACCACGCCGCAGGGGATCGTCGACCGCTGGGCCAAGGCGCCGCTCGACTTCGCGCCCGGCACCCAGTGGCAATATTCCAACAC
This genomic interval carries:
- a CDS encoding CHAP domain-containing protein; the encoded protein is MKGVVSKATLSLCALTVAIPSDARSLLDYVGQCVPFARQASGISLYGDAWTWWSQAAGKYPRGHAPRVGAVVVFEKTSRLPLGHVAVVSRVVEDRVLMLTHANWSIQNGERGHAEQDVTLFDVSPANDWSVVKVWFRDSDGLGSTTYPIYGFIYGNGRTAPELTGAKPDYVGALIDAYVAR
- a CDS encoding anhydro-N-acetylmuramic acid kinase, which encodes MLAIGLMSGTSLDGVDAALIETDGEAQRRAIAFRSEPYSDAARTELAEATAMALTFDRPRASPPIVAASELIVRTHAMVVQKLLRDAGIGAEAVDVIGFHGQTVAHRPDRGWTWQIGDGQALADATGIVTVSDFRSADVAAGGQGAPLIPVYHAALAAGLEKPVAILNLGGVANVTWIGDDGALVAFDTGPANGLIDSWMEAETGQRYDADGALAGSGRVEPTVLDTMMDNGWFDLAPPKSLDRNDFTIQPARGLSAADGAATLTAFTAQTVARALDHLPARPRRLLVAGGGRHNATMLAMIAAATGLTPEPSDALGWNGDAMEAEGFAYMAVRRLNERPISFPGTTGVPQPMTGGVIHRPAGG
- the rimO gene encoding 30S ribosomal protein S12 methylthiotransferase RimO yields the protein MATKLPTPPRVGMVSLGCPKNLVDSERILTQLRADGYQMSPDYAGADVVLVNTCGFLDSAKEESLEAIGEAIKENGRVIVTGCMGKEAEAIRTRFPDVLAITGAHEYEQVVEAVHAAAPANLSPYIDLIPDAGLKLTPRHYSYLKISEGCNHRCSFCIIPSLRGDLVSRRPDAILREAEKLVAAGTRELLVISQDTSAYGIDIRKEPRMWKGQEVVPHMTDLARELGKIAPWVRLHYVYPYPHVDQVIPLMAEGLVLPYLDIPFQHAAPSVLRRMKRPGNDAKVLQRIHQWRDICPDIAIRSTFVVGFPGETEEDFEYLLDWLDEAQLDRVGAFRFEPVEGAAANALPDHVPEEVKEERYARIMEKTAAISAAKLAAKVGRTLPVIIDAVDDEGGATGRSQADAPEIDGEVFLRDAGHLSVGDIVAVAIEDADEHDLYGVPVTGNG
- a CDS encoding MAPEG family protein; this encodes MTTELTILGWSIILLFVHLALQSQLATLDRGIGWNAGPRDGTPAPLGPLAGRAERASANYRETWPVFIALALGLALTGRSGGMAATGAWIWFLARVAYVPLYLFGVRYVRSLAYLVSMAGIVMMLIRFL